The Flavobacterium psychrophilum genome includes a region encoding these proteins:
- a CDS encoding ribonuclease HI, which translates to MHTVHIYTDGAAKGNPGPGGYGVVMELVGQSYRKEFYEGFRLTTNNRMELLAVIVGLEKLKTPGTSVLVISDSKYVVDSVSKGWVFGWEKKGYKDKKNPDLWKRFLIIYRQHKVDFKWIKGHNNHPQNERCDQLAVMASTQPQLNIDAYYENIGRHAQ; encoded by the coding sequence ATGCATACAGTACATATATATACAGATGGCGCAGCCAAGGGAAACCCTGGTCCCGGAGGCTATGGCGTGGTCATGGAGTTGGTGGGGCAATCCTACCGTAAGGAGTTTTACGAAGGTTTTCGCCTTACGACCAACAACCGTATGGAGCTGCTTGCTGTAATTGTAGGGCTTGAAAAGCTAAAAACACCGGGTACCAGTGTTCTTGTAATATCAGATTCTAAATATGTGGTTGACTCTGTGTCTAAAGGCTGGGTTTTTGGCTGGGAGAAAAAAGGCTATAAAGACAAGAAGAATCCCGACCTTTGGAAGCGTTTCCTTATTATATACCGTCAGCATAAAGTCGACTTTAAATGGATAAAGGGGCATAACAACCATCCTCAAAATGAGCGTTGCGACCAATTAGCGGTTATGGCATCTACCCAGCCGCAACTGAATATCGATGCGTATTATGAAAATATAGGCAGGCACGCTCAATAA
- a CDS encoding phosphoribosylglycinamide formyltransferase produces MKKIILFASGGGSNAEQIMQYFDEKQGYAVSAVLTNNPNAGVIERAKKYNIPTYVFDREALNEGKVLQWVNEITPDLIVLAGFLWKFPSDIIGHYPHKVINIHPALLPNYGGKGMYGMNVHRAVHENKEKESGITIHYVNDNYDEGNVIYQHAVAIEECLSPEEVSLKVLALEHEHFPRVIEEILSQ; encoded by the coding sequence ATGAAAAAAATCATCCTTTTTGCTTCAGGTGGGGGCTCTAATGCAGAGCAGATCATGCAGTATTTCGACGAGAAACAGGGTTATGCCGTGTCTGCCGTGCTAACAAACAACCCAAATGCGGGAGTTATAGAAAGAGCAAAAAAGTATAATATACCTACATATGTATTCGATCGCGAAGCTCTAAATGAAGGAAAAGTGCTTCAATGGGTAAACGAAATCACCCCGGACCTGATAGTTCTTGCCGGATTTTTGTGGAAATTCCCGTCAGACATCATAGGTCACTATCCTCATAAAGTAATAAATATACATCCGGCACTGCTTCCAAATTATGGTGGAAAAGGTATGTACGGAATGAACGTGCACCGTGCGGTTCATGAAAATAAAGAGAAAGAAAGTGGAATTACCATTCATTATGTAAATGATAATTATGACGAAGGCAATGTTATTTACCAGCATGCCGTTGCGATAGAAGAGTGTCTTAGTCCCGAAGAAGTTTCGCTTAAAGTGCTAGCATTAGAGCATGAGCATTTTCCGAGGGTTATTGAGGAGATTTTAAGTCAGTAA
- a CDS encoding ribonuclease III, which translates to MGIIKKIFSKNTRLSPEDGIFFEEMTKILGFQPTEITHYRRAFTHRSSNKLDENGHPVNYERLEFLGDAMLGSVIAAHLFNEVPTGDEGYLTKMRSKIVSREHLNELGRDLNLIKWVESKVSAQHFGENIHGNLFEALIGAIYLDRGFVWCEKFIQKKVIAPYVDIPKLEGKVISYKSLVIEWCQKQKKSFQYEVYEDNGTEGQKHFAVKLKIDGRIIARARATSKKKAEEKASQRAFFAFQEKINKK; encoded by the coding sequence ATGGGTATCATTAAAAAAATATTCTCTAAAAATACCCGTCTCTCTCCGGAAGACGGGATTTTTTTTGAGGAGATGACCAAAATACTTGGCTTTCAGCCAACCGAAATTACCCACTACCGCAGGGCATTTACCCACAGGTCGTCTAACAAGCTGGACGAAAACGGGCATCCCGTAAATTACGAGAGACTGGAGTTTTTGGGCGACGCTATGTTAGGCTCTGTAATTGCCGCACACCTGTTTAACGAAGTTCCTACAGGAGACGAAGGCTATCTTACCAAAATGCGTTCTAAAATTGTGAGCCGCGAGCATCTTAACGAGCTTGGCCGCGACCTTAACCTTATAAAATGGGTAGAGAGCAAAGTATCGGCACAGCATTTTGGCGAAAACATTCACGGCAATCTTTTTGAAGCCCTTATTGGCGCTATCTATCTTGATCGCGGCTTTGTATGGTGCGAGAAATTTATCCAGAAAAAAGTAATTGCCCCTTATGTAGATATTCCTAAACTGGAAGGCAAGGTTATAAGCTACAAAAGCCTTGTTATAGAATGGTGCCAAAAACAAAAGAAAAGCTTTCAGTACGAGGTTTACGAAGACAATGGTACTGAAGGACAGAAGCATTTTGCTGTAAAACTCAAAATAGACGGCAGGATAATTGCACGCGCCAGAGCCACTTCTAAGAAAAAGGCAGAAGAGAAAGCATCTCAACGCGCTTTTTTTGCATTTCAGGAAAAAAT
- a CDS encoding 3-oxoacyl-ACP synthase produces MKLRRVVVTGLGALTPIGNNVEEYWNALINGVSGAAPITYFDTTNFKTKFACEVKNFNVEDFIDRKEARKMDRYAQYAIVATDEAVKDAKFDFDTLDKDRVGVIWGSGIGGLETFQEEVINWAKGPGVPKFNPFFIPKMIADIAGGHISIKYGFRGPNFTTVSACASSTNAMIDAFNYIRLGHADVILTGGSEAAVTIAGMGGFNAMHALSTRNDDPQTASRPMDKDREGFVLGEGAGALVLEEYEHAIARGATIYCEVGGGGMSADAHHITAPHPEGLGARNVMINCLRDAGLKPEDVDGVNMHGTSTPLGDIAESKAIIEVFGEHAYNLNLNSTKSMTGHLLGAAGAIETIASILSIKHGIVPPTINHFTDDENIDPKLNFTFNKAQKRDMKVVMSNTFGFGGHNACVLVKKIDL; encoded by the coding sequence ATGAAATTAAGAAGAGTTGTAGTAACAGGACTGGGAGCACTTACACCTATAGGAAATAACGTTGAAGAATACTGGAATGCGCTTATTAACGGAGTAAGCGGTGCTGCCCCTATTACTTATTTCGACACGACTAACTTCAAGACTAAATTTGCCTGTGAGGTAAAAAATTTCAATGTTGAAGATTTTATAGACCGTAAAGAAGCAAGAAAAATGGACCGTTACGCTCAGTATGCCATTGTTGCTACAGATGAAGCGGTTAAAGATGCAAAATTTGACTTTGACACTTTAGATAAAGACAGAGTTGGCGTAATATGGGGCTCTGGTATTGGCGGACTTGAAACTTTCCAGGAGGAAGTTATCAACTGGGCCAAAGGACCGGGAGTACCTAAATTTAACCCATTCTTTATCCCTAAAATGATTGCAGACATTGCCGGAGGCCACATCTCTATAAAATATGGCTTCAGGGGACCTAACTTTACAACGGTTTCTGCTTGTGCATCGTCTACCAATGCTATGATAGACGCATTTAACTACATTAGGTTAGGACATGCAGATGTTATTCTTACCGGTGGTAGTGAAGCAGCAGTTACAATTGCGGGCATGGGCGGTTTTAACGCTATGCACGCACTTTCTACAAGAAACGACGACCCGCAAACGGCATCCCGCCCAATGGATAAAGACCGTGAAGGTTTTGTTCTTGGCGAAGGGGCAGGTGCACTTGTACTTGAAGAGTATGAGCACGCTATTGCAAGGGGCGCAACTATATATTGCGAAGTTGGCGGCGGAGGTATGAGTGCCGATGCACACCACATTACTGCTCCACACCCGGAAGGGCTTGGCGCACGCAATGTTATGATAAACTGCTTAAGGGATGCCGGCTTAAAACCGGAAGATGTAGACGGTGTTAACATGCACGGTACATCTACACCTCTTGGCGACATAGCAGAATCTAAAGCTATTATTGAAGTTTTTGGTGAACATGCTTACAACCTTAACCTAAACTCTACAAAATCTATGACAGGCCACCTTTTAGGTGCTGCCGGAGCCATCGAGACTATAGCTTCTATCCTGTCTATAAAACACGGTATTGTACCACCAACTATCAACCACTTTACGGATGATGAGAACATAGACCCTAAGCTTAACTTTACCTTTAACAAGGCTCAGAAAAGAGACATGAAAGTGGTAATGAGTAATACCTTTGGGTTTGGCGGACACAATGCTTGTGTACTTGTGAAAAAAATAGATCTTTAA
- a CDS encoding acyl carrier protein, which yields MSDIASRVKAIIVDKLGVDENEVVTEASFTNDLGADSLDTVELIMEFEKEFDIQIPDDQAENISTVGQAISYIEEAKK from the coding sequence ATGTCAGACATTGCATCAAGAGTAAAAGCGATTATCGTAGACAAATTAGGTGTTGACGAAAACGAGGTTGTAACAGAAGCTAGCTTCACAAATGATCTAGGAGCGGATTCATTAGACACTGTTGAGCTTATTATGGAGTTTGAAAAAGAATTTGACATTCAGATTCCGGATGATCAGGCAGAAAACATTTCTACTGTTGGTCAGGCTATTTCTTACATCGAAGAAGCAAAAAAATAA